Proteins encoded within one genomic window of Triticum aestivum cultivar Chinese Spring chromosome 2D, IWGSC CS RefSeq v2.1, whole genome shotgun sequence:
- the LOC123053018 gene encoding nucleolar and coiled-body phosphoprotein 1 codes for MATSKKGPLYPSRDRATRMAPNLKPSSSEFSSSGYGARRARSVPSSPDRKLGPSAAAAAAAAPSASPDMCRPSLSHAGRSISSRTMSGSGPSIHGSKPASKPALARAKSDKVTANSQRPHALAGPLSSSFKDTANSSSTLLKNKLSPRPTPGKGVASPKPSIQRASSPSLGALRGGKPLPLSSARAPGTAAKKREAAANGGANANSRPRGAPQRAAEPSTTTRKEKDDEPSMRFEESESLTTPSIEDQLQEQLPDPVDLKPIDMAVSASASASPRRDQQGPHTQQQGKNEEEIKEQPEKEDADIAKVADELDQAAETEDAITKASGRTEAAQSWRKDDPKSNDVIEETKSKLLEERNSRVKALVGAFETAMSFKE; via the coding sequence ATGGCGACATCCAAGAAGGGGCCTCTCTATCCCAGCAGGGACAGGGCCACCAGGATGGCCCCCAACCTCAAGCCCTCCAGCAGCGAGTTCTCCTCCTCCGGCTACGGCGCGCGCCGGGCGAGGTCAGTGCCGAGTTCCCCAGATCGCAAGCTCGGTCCTTCGGCtgccgctgcggcggcggcggctccttccGCCTCCCCGGACATGTGCCGTCCCTCATTGTCACACGCTGGCCGGTCCATCTCTTCACGGAcaatgtccggctcaggcccatcCATTCATGGCAGCAAGCCAGCCTCAAAGCCGGCTCTGGCTAGAGCGAAATCCGACAAAGTCACCGCCAACTCACAGCGGCCTCATGCGCTCGCTGGGCCGCTCAGCAGTTCGTTCAAGGACACCGCCAACTCGTCTTCTACCTTGCTGAAGAATAAGCTTTCGCCAAGGCCCACCCCTGGCAAAGGGGTGGCGTCCCCAAAGCCGAGCATCCAGAGGGCGTCATCGCCATCGCTGGGGGCTTTGAGAGGTGGGAAGCCTCTGCCCTTGTCCTCGGCACGCGCGCCAGGCACGGCGGCAAAGAAAAGAGAAGCAGCAGCAAATGGTGGTGCCAACGCAAACTCAAGGCCAAGGGGTGCTCCTCAGAGGGCAGCGGAGCCATCCACTACAACCAGGAAGGAGAAAGATGACGAGCCATCGATGCGGTTTGAGGAATCCGAGAGCCTGACCACTCCGTCCATCGAAGATCAGTTGCAGGAGCAGCTTCCTGACCCTGTGGACCTGAAACCCATTGACATGGCTGTTTCCGCTTCCGCTTCTGCTTCACCTCGACGCGATCAGCAGGGGCCGCACACTCAGCAACAAGGCAAGAATGAGGAGGAAATCAAGGAGCAGCCAGAGAAAGAGGATGCCGACATTGCAAAGGTTGCCGATGAATTGGATCAAGCGGCGGAGACAGAAGACGCTATAACGAAGGCAAGCGGCAGGACTGAAGCTGCTCAGTCATGGAGGAAGGATGATCCCAAGAGCAACGACGTGATCGAGGAGACGAAAAGCAAGCTCCTGGAGGAGAGGAATAGCAGGGTGAAGGCCTTGGTAGGGGCCTTCGAGACGGCCATGTCCTTCAAGGAGTAG